The following coding sequences lie in one Stenotrophomonas rhizophila genomic window:
- a CDS encoding GNAT family N-acetyltransferase: MATRFQVDVVDYPTQREALHRVRQRVFVEEQQVPAALEIDALDPLSAHVLARGSDGEPIGAGRLTPDGRIGRMAVLADWRGRGVGEALLLALIGAARSRHWREVSLHAQLPARVFYTRQGFLPEGEVFTEAGIAHQHMRLVLDGAVAIDSADQAVAITTALVHRARRQLWLHSRQLDPGVLDAPPVLEALRRFATARHDKQALLIVHDAAAIAQAGSPLLGLLQRLPSVFRIRQVSDPIDRASASACLLNDAGDYYFRLSGHRFDGEAGLALRARSRPLQDGLQRVWERSRECSELRAIGL; encoded by the coding sequence ATGGCGACCCGCTTCCAGGTCGACGTCGTGGACTACCCGACGCAGCGCGAGGCGCTGCATCGGGTCCGCCAGCGCGTGTTCGTCGAGGAGCAGCAGGTGCCGGCCGCGCTGGAAATCGACGCGCTGGACCCGCTCAGCGCCCACGTCTTGGCCCGTGGCAGCGACGGCGAACCGATCGGTGCCGGGCGGCTCACCCCGGACGGCCGGATCGGCCGCATGGCGGTGCTGGCCGACTGGCGGGGCCGCGGCGTCGGGGAGGCCCTGCTGCTGGCCCTGATCGGCGCCGCGCGCAGCCGCCACTGGCGGGAAGTGAGCCTGCACGCCCAGCTGCCGGCCCGGGTGTTCTATACCCGCCAGGGCTTCCTGCCCGAGGGCGAGGTCTTCACCGAGGCCGGCATCGCCCACCAGCACATGCGTCTGGTGCTGGACGGGGCGGTGGCCATCGATAGTGCCGACCAGGCCGTGGCGATCACCACCGCCCTGGTCCACCGTGCCCGCCGCCAGCTGTGGCTGCACAGCCGCCAGCTCGACCCCGGGGTGCTGGATGCCCCGCCGGTGCTGGAGGCGCTGCGCCGGTTCGCCACCGCCCGCCACGACAAGCAGGCCCTGTTGATCGTGCACGACGCCGCCGCCATCGCCCAGGCCGGCTCACCGCTGCTGGGGCTGCTGCAACGCCTGCCCAGCGTGTTCCGGATCCGCCAGGTCAGCGACCCGATCGACCGCGCGTCGGCCTCGGCCTGCCTGCTCAACGATGCCGGCGACTACTACTTTCGTCTGAGCGGGCACCGTTTCGACGGCGAAGCCGGGCTCGCGCTGCGAGCACGTTCGCGGCCGTTGCAGGACGGTTTGCAGCGCGTATGGGAACGTTCGCGTGAATGCAGCGAACTGCGGGCGATCGGCCTGTAG
- a CDS encoding class II fumarate hydratase yields the protein MSKGFRIEHDSMGELQVPSDALWGAQTQRAVNNFPVSGQRMPRGFIRALGMVKGAAAAVNVELGHLPKNIGKAVEAAAAEVADGQHDAHFPIDVYQTGSGTSSNMNANEVIATLANRAGKAGKLAVHPNDHVNQGQSSNDVIPTALRVSALLGVHEQLLPALVHLRKTIDKKGRSLRKVVKTGRTHLMDAMPLTFEQEFGAWSAQLSSAQERIEDSLKRLRRLPLGGTAIGTGINADPRFGERVAKLLKQQTGVKFDSAENKFEGLAAQDDAVELSGQLNALAVALIKIANDLRWMNAGPLAGLGEIELPALQPGSSIMPGKVNPVIPEATVMVCAQVIGHHTAITVAGQTGNFQLNVTLPLIAANLLDGIGLLANISRLLADTAIAGLTVREDRVREALDRNPILVTALNPIIGYEKAAGIAKRAYKEQRPVLDVALEDSGLSEAELRKLLDPAALTAGGIHAGGGGGGG from the coding sequence ATGAGCAAGGGATTCAGGATCGAACACGACAGCATGGGCGAACTGCAGGTGCCCAGTGATGCGTTGTGGGGCGCGCAGACGCAGCGGGCGGTGAACAACTTCCCGGTCTCCGGTCAGCGCATGCCACGCGGCTTCATCCGCGCGCTGGGCATGGTCAAGGGCGCGGCGGCGGCGGTGAACGTGGAGCTCGGTCATCTGCCGAAGAACATCGGCAAGGCCGTCGAGGCAGCCGCGGCCGAAGTGGCCGACGGCCAGCACGATGCGCACTTCCCGATCGATGTGTACCAGACCGGTTCGGGCACGTCGTCGAACATGAATGCCAACGAGGTGATTGCCACCCTGGCCAACCGCGCGGGCAAGGCGGGCAAGCTGGCGGTGCATCCCAACGACCACGTCAACCAGGGGCAGAGCTCCAACGATGTGATTCCCACGGCGCTGCGCGTGTCGGCGCTGCTGGGCGTGCACGAACAGCTGCTGCCGGCGCTGGTGCACCTGCGCAAGACCATCGACAAGAAGGGCCGCAGCCTGCGCAAGGTGGTCAAGACCGGGCGCACCCACCTCATGGATGCCATGCCGCTCACCTTCGAGCAGGAGTTCGGGGCGTGGTCGGCGCAGTTGTCGTCGGCGCAGGAGCGTATCGAAGACAGCCTCAAGCGGCTGCGCCGGCTGCCGCTGGGTGGCACGGCGATCGGCACCGGCATCAATGCCGATCCGCGCTTTGGCGAACGCGTGGCCAAGCTGCTCAAGCAGCAGACCGGGGTCAAGTTCGACAGCGCCGAGAACAAGTTCGAAGGCCTGGCCGCGCAGGACGATGCGGTGGAACTGTCCGGCCAGCTCAACGCGCTGGCAGTGGCGCTGATCAAGATCGCCAACGACCTGCGCTGGATGAATGCCGGTCCGCTGGCCGGCCTGGGCGAGATTGAACTGCCGGCACTGCAGCCGGGCAGCTCGATCATGCCGGGCAAGGTCAACCCGGTGATTCCCGAAGCGACGGTGATGGTGTGTGCGCAGGTGATCGGCCACCACACCGCGATCACCGTGGCCGGGCAGACCGGCAACTTCCAGTTGAACGTGACGCTGCCGCTGATCGCGGCCAACCTGCTCGATGGGATCGGCCTCTTGGCCAACATCTCGCGCCTGCTGGCCGATACCGCGATTGCCGGCCTGACGGTGCGCGAAGACCGGGTGCGCGAGGCGCTGGATCGCAACCCGATCCTGGTGACGGCGCTGAACCCGATCATCGGCTATGAAAAGGCCGCGGGAATCGCCAAGCGCGCCTACAAGGAGCAGCGCCCGGTGCTGGACGTGGCGCTGGAAGACAGCGGGCTGTCCGAGGCCGAGCTGCGCAAGCTGCTGGATCCGGCGGCGCTGACGGCCGGTGGTATCCATGCTGGTGGCGGCGGTGGCGGTGGTTGA
- a CDS encoding GntR family transcriptional regulator — MSDIQWSDGAPIYRQLKERVIAMMLDGIIKPGDALPSVRQVAAEYQLNPITVSRAYQELADEGLVEKRRGLGMFMTEEAATQLRSSERDRFLNEEWPLVLERIQRLGLNLDELLPQGKSS, encoded by the coding sequence ATGAGCGATATCCAATGGAGCGATGGTGCTCCGATCTACCGTCAGCTGAAAGAGCGCGTGATTGCCATGATGCTTGACGGCATCATCAAGCCTGGCGACGCCCTGCCTTCGGTCCGACAGGTCGCCGCCGAGTACCAGCTCAACCCCATCACCGTTTCACGCGCCTACCAGGAACTGGCTGACGAAGGCCTGGTCGAGAAGCGCCGCGGGCTGGGCATGTTCATGACCGAGGAAGCGGCCACGCAGCTGCGCAGCAGCGAGCGCGACCGGTTCCTCAATGAAGAATGGCCACTGGTGTTGGAACGCATCCAGCGCCTGGGCCTGAATCTCGACGAATTGCTGCCCCAGGGGAAATCCTCATGA
- a CDS encoding hemolysin family protein, with protein sequence MIGNLLLLLLAFGLVLLNGFFVAAEFALVKLRHTQAVGLAERHGWRGRLLLNVHSHLDAYLSACQLGITLSSLGLGWVGEPAFAHLLQPLFDAFGMSADASRLTAFIIAFSVISFLHIVLGELAPKSMAIRRPDRMSLWTAAPLYLFYWAMYPAIWLLNNSANALLRLAGWGDVEHTSHRYSREELKLIVGRQQPTDSAPDHGLTLMSHALELPELVAGDLMRPRDHLRSFRDGMDLAEVMAEFAESRYSRYPWFDRDGEDVLGILHMKDLLVEIARGNPTDDLRALLRPANLIALETPVPSVLERFRTGTTHLALCVEEHGRILGYFTLEDLLEVVVGDIEDEHPHIVKDAPTRGADGSLLVAGSTSIFRLERLLGHDLEAPDHLNSVGGLIVHQLQRLPEEGEQLVIDGHQFTIKRMVGHRIQAVTVRMAQAEAPGAA encoded by the coding sequence ATGATCGGCAACCTGCTCCTGCTGCTGTTGGCCTTCGGCCTGGTGCTGCTCAACGGCTTCTTCGTGGCCGCCGAGTTCGCCCTGGTCAAGCTGCGCCATACCCAGGCCGTCGGCCTGGCCGAACGGCACGGCTGGCGCGGCCGCCTGCTGCTCAACGTGCACTCCCATCTGGATGCCTATCTGTCGGCGTGCCAGCTCGGCATCACCCTGTCGTCGCTGGGCCTGGGCTGGGTCGGCGAGCCGGCCTTCGCGCACCTGCTGCAACCGCTGTTCGATGCCTTCGGCATGAGCGCCGACGCCTCGCGCCTGACCGCTTTCATCATTGCCTTCAGCGTGATTTCCTTCCTGCACATCGTGCTGGGCGAACTGGCCCCCAAGTCGATGGCGATCCGCCGCCCGGACCGCATGTCGCTGTGGACCGCCGCGCCCCTGTACCTGTTCTACTGGGCCATGTACCCGGCCATCTGGCTGCTCAACAACAGCGCCAACGCGCTGCTGCGGTTGGCCGGCTGGGGCGATGTTGAACACACCTCGCACCGCTATTCGCGCGAGGAACTCAAGCTCATCGTCGGCCGCCAGCAGCCCACCGACAGTGCGCCCGACCACGGCCTGACCCTGATGAGCCACGCACTGGAACTGCCGGAGCTGGTCGCCGGCGACCTGATGCGCCCGCGCGACCACCTGCGCTCGTTCCGCGATGGCATGGATCTGGCCGAGGTGATGGCCGAATTCGCCGAAAGCCGCTACAGCCGCTACCCGTGGTTCGACCGCGATGGCGAGGACGTGCTCGGCATCCTGCACATGAAAGACCTGCTGGTGGAAATTGCCCGCGGCAACCCCACCGACGATCTGCGCGCGCTGCTGCGCCCGGCCAACCTGATCGCGCTGGAGACCCCGGTTCCCAGCGTGCTGGAACGCTTCCGCACCGGCACCACGCACCTGGCGCTGTGCGTGGAGGAACATGGCCGCATCCTGGGCTACTTCACCCTGGAAGACCTGCTGGAAGTGGTGGTGGGTGACATCGAGGACGAGCACCCGCATATCGTCAAGGACGCCCCCACCCGCGGCGCCGATGGCAGCCTGCTGGTGGCCGGCTCGACCTCGATCTTCCGGCTGGAGCGCCTGCTCGGGCATGACCTGGAGGCCCCGGACCACCTCAATTCGGTCGGCGGGCTGATCGTCCACCAGTTGCAACGCCTGCCTGAAGAGGGCGAGCAGCTGGTGATCGACGGCCACCAGTTCACCATCAAGCGCATGGTCGGCCACCGCATCCAGGCCGTCACCGTACGCATGGCACAGGCCGAGGCCCCCGGGGCAGCGTAG
- a CDS encoding DUF4097 family beta strand repeat-containing protein, translated as MIRTLAVASLLLLPLSALAEQPQCTFNEPRDLKLDLAGAKAVVFEVNQHDLVLTAGGGAAQLSGRACASNADWLRQLTVTQQKVGDKLVVRLQREKQNLSINIGGSNYAYLDLRGSVPDTLLVQLKVGSGDVSVTGAHSLSADVGSGDITLRDIKGPVTAAIGSGDVTLDGAGALNLLSVGSGDFKARNLRGNAKVGTVGSGDLELDGVQGNVTLETLGSGDADVRQVKGNVSVGNVGSGDVELRGVGGNVSVERHGSGDITARDVGGDLTVAHSGSGDVRHSGIGGRVQLPRGK; from the coding sequence ATGATCCGCACGCTCGCTGTTGCTTCCCTGCTGTTGCTGCCGCTGTCGGCCCTGGCCGAACAGCCGCAGTGCACGTTCAATGAACCGCGCGACCTCAAGCTCGACCTGGCCGGTGCCAAGGCAGTGGTGTTCGAGGTCAACCAGCACGATCTGGTGCTCACCGCCGGTGGCGGTGCAGCCCAGCTCTCTGGGCGCGCCTGTGCCTCCAACGCCGACTGGCTGCGCCAGCTCACCGTGACCCAGCAGAAGGTGGGCGACAAGCTGGTGGTGCGCCTGCAACGCGAGAAGCAGAACCTCAGCATCAACATCGGGGGCAGCAACTACGCCTACCTGGACCTGCGCGGCAGCGTGCCGGACACCCTGCTGGTGCAGCTGAAGGTCGGCTCGGGCGATGTAAGCGTCACCGGCGCGCACTCGCTCAGTGCCGACGTCGGTTCGGGCGACATCACGTTGCGCGATATCAAGGGCCCGGTCACTGCGGCGATCGGCTCCGGCGATGTGACCCTGGACGGTGCCGGCGCGCTCAATCTGCTGTCGGTCGGCTCGGGCGACTTCAAGGCACGCAACCTGCGCGGCAACGCGAAGGTCGGCACGGTAGGGTCGGGCGATCTCGAACTGGACGGCGTGCAGGGCAACGTGACGCTGGAAACGCTGGGCTCCGGTGATGCCGACGTGCGCCAGGTCAAGGGCAACGTCAGCGTCGGCAACGTGGGATCGGGCGATGTCGAGCTGCGCGGCGTGGGCGGCAACGTCAGCGTCGAACGGCATGGTTCCGGTGACATCACCGCGCGCGATGTCGGCGGCGACCTGACCGTGGCTCACAGCGGCAGTGGCGATGTGCGCCACAGCGGTATCGGCGGTCGCGTGCAGCTGCCGCGCGGCAAGTAA
- a CDS encoding DUF2884 family protein produces MMTRLLLPTLLLCLPLAACGNHDAGKTDPATGKAASPAAEASTVGKTVQDATDKARRELAQGNINISNDQSDKAEITPQGELLINGKTVTTTASQRALLLDYRKQVEAIAGAGMDIGVAGANLGVKAAGEALKGIFSGDTNGIEERVNAEASKIEAQAKQLCTLLPGMMAKQQALAAAVPEFKPYATMDQSDIDDCGK; encoded by the coding sequence ATGATGACCCGACTGCTGCTGCCCACCCTGCTGCTGTGCCTGCCGCTGGCAGCCTGCGGCAACCACGATGCCGGCAAGACCGATCCGGCCACCGGCAAGGCCGCGTCACCGGCCGCTGAAGCGAGCACCGTTGGCAAGACCGTGCAGGACGCCACCGACAAGGCGCGCAGGGAACTTGCCCAAGGCAACATCAACATTTCCAACGACCAGTCCGACAAGGCCGAGATCACCCCGCAGGGCGAGCTGCTGATCAACGGCAAGACGGTCACCACCACCGCCAGCCAGCGCGCGCTGCTGCTGGATTACCGCAAGCAGGTCGAGGCGATTGCCGGCGCCGGCATGGACATCGGCGTGGCCGGTGCCAACCTGGGCGTGAAGGCGGCCGGCGAGGCGCTCAAGGGTATTTTCTCCGGGGATACCAACGGGATCGAGGAACGCGTGAACGCCGAGGCCAGCAAGATCGAAGCCCAGGCCAAGCAGCTGTGCACCCTGCTGCCGGGCATGATGGCCAAGCAGCAGGCACTGGCCGCCGCGGTGCCCGAGTTCAAGCCGTACGCCACCATGGACCAGAGCGACATCGACGACTGCGGCAAGTAA
- a CDS encoding ABC transporter ATP-binding protein, which produces MNAVASDVVISARGLRKAYKQTVALDNTSFTIAPGRITGLIGPNGAGKTTLLKALLGLTTVEGELQVLGLDPAVQRNALMNDVCFIADVAVLPRWMKVREAIDFVAGTHPRFDRARCERFLASTKLQPKQRVRELSKGMIVQLHLALVMAIDAKVLVLDEPTLGLDILYRKEFYQRLLEDYFDEQKTIIVTTHQVEEIEHILTDVMFIRDGRIVLTTDMEDIGDRYSEVLVSAESLDAARALQPIDERALPFGKTVLLFDGVPRAQLTPLGEIRSPGLADLFVAIMKGTYA; this is translated from the coding sequence ATGAATGCCGTTGCAAGTGATGTCGTCATTTCCGCCCGCGGCCTGCGCAAGGCCTACAAACAGACCGTGGCGCTGGACAACACCAGCTTCACCATCGCCCCGGGCCGGATCACCGGCCTGATCGGCCCCAACGGCGCCGGCAAGACCACCCTGCTCAAGGCGCTGCTGGGCCTGACCACGGTGGAAGGCGAGCTGCAGGTGCTGGGGCTGGACCCGGCCGTGCAGCGCAACGCGCTGATGAATGATGTGTGCTTCATCGCCGACGTGGCCGTGCTGCCGCGCTGGATGAAGGTGCGCGAAGCGATCGACTTCGTCGCCGGCACCCACCCGCGCTTCGACCGCGCCCGCTGCGAGCGTTTCCTGGCCTCGACCAAGCTGCAGCCCAAGCAGCGTGTGCGCGAGCTGTCCAAGGGCATGATCGTGCAGCTGCACCTGGCCCTGGTGATGGCCATCGATGCCAAGGTGCTGGTGCTGGACGAGCCGACCCTGGGCCTGGACATCCTGTACCGCAAAGAGTTCTACCAGCGCCTGCTGGAGGATTACTTCGACGAGCAGAAGACCATCATCGTCACCACCCACCAGGTGGAAGAGATCGAGCACATCCTCACCGACGTGATGTTCATCCGCGATGGCCGCATCGTGCTCACCACCGACATGGAAGACATCGGCGACCGCTACAGCGAAGTGCTGGTGTCGGCCGAATCGCTGGACGCCGCCCGCGCCCTGCAGCCCATCGATGAGCGTGCGCTGCCGTTCGGCAAGACGGTGCTGTTGTTCGACGGGGTGCCACGCGCCCAGCTCACGCCCCTGGGCGAGATCCGCAGCCCGGGGCTGGCGGACCTGTTCGTGGCCATCATGAAGGGAACCTACGCATGA
- a CDS encoding cupin domain-containing protein — protein MAARTTKTPVIEIQARPGLPLGMPAAVFLRDYWQKRPLLIRGAFPDFETPVQPEDLAGLACEETALSRLITHDPATDGWSVRTGPFQEDEFPGMPDHDWTLLVQDVDKWDADVRALVNHFDFLPRWRMDDVMISFAATGGSVGAHVDQYDVFLLQAYGHRRWQIDASESTKGKRPPLDFRDDVELKLLRRFKPTHDWVLEPGDMLYLPPNVPHNGVAEDPCLTFSFGMRAPASAELISDYLDTLIEGADESIRYQDPDLKLPEDPNEIDVLAMNRVVEALNAIRMNDPDKLGDWFGRFITTYRAAGDVVAGADPLPREEIEDALAAGLDLQRHPWARMAWRRAKRGASLYCSGLEFALPVKDAQVLAATEQLGGPLYLKLSAKGRDAVQALVAGGYYQLFDPNAIDEDVDDEEDDVEDGHFAEDAVVDGTDSIEVMHDATVEADVHEVTIHEDGIEVIVDFDDSDDQDDGKPV, from the coding sequence ATGGCTGCCCGCACCACCAAGACCCCCGTCATCGAAATCCAGGCCCGCCCCGGCCTGCCGCTCGGCATGCCCGCCGCCGTCTTCCTGCGCGACTACTGGCAGAAGCGCCCGCTGCTCATCCGCGGCGCCTTCCCCGATTTCGAAACCCCCGTCCAGCCCGAAGACCTCGCCGGCCTGGCCTGCGAAGAAACCGCCCTGTCGCGCCTCATCACCCATGACCCCGCCACCGACGGCTGGAGCGTGCGTACCGGCCCGTTCCAGGAAGACGAATTCCCCGGCATGCCCGACCACGACTGGACCCTGCTCGTCCAGGACGTGGACAAGTGGGACGCCGACGTCCGCGCCCTCGTCAACCACTTCGACTTCCTGCCGCGCTGGCGCATGGACGATGTGATGATCAGCTTCGCCGCCACCGGCGGCTCGGTCGGCGCCCACGTCGACCAGTACGACGTCTTCCTGCTGCAGGCCTACGGCCACCGCCGCTGGCAGATCGACGCCAGTGAATCCACCAAGGGCAAGCGCCCCCCGCTGGACTTCCGCGACGACGTCGAACTCAAGCTCCTGCGCCGCTTCAAGCCCACCCACGACTGGGTGCTGGAACCGGGCGACATGCTCTACCTGCCGCCCAATGTCCCGCACAACGGCGTCGCCGAAGACCCCTGCCTGACCTTCTCCTTCGGCATGCGCGCACCGGCCTCGGCCGAACTGATCAGCGACTACCTGGACACCCTCATCGAAGGCGCCGACGAGTCGATCCGCTACCAGGATCCGGATCTCAAGCTGCCCGAAGACCCCAACGAAATCGACGTACTGGCCATGAACCGCGTGGTCGAGGCGCTCAATGCCATCCGCATGAACGACCCCGACAAGCTCGGCGACTGGTTCGGCCGCTTCATCACCACCTACCGCGCCGCCGGCGACGTGGTGGCCGGTGCCGACCCGCTGCCGCGCGAAGAAATCGAGGACGCGCTGGCCGCCGGCCTGGACCTGCAGCGCCACCCGTGGGCACGCATGGCCTGGCGCCGCGCCAAGCGCGGGGCCAGCCTGTACTGCAGCGGCCTGGAGTTTGCCCTGCCGGTCAAGGATGCGCAGGTCCTGGCGGCCACCGAACAGCTCGGCGGTCCGCTCTACCTCAAGCTCTCGGCCAAGGGCCGCGACGCCGTGCAGGCCCTGGTGGCCGGTGGCTACTACCAGTTGTTCGACCCGAACGCCATCGACGAGGATGTCGATGACGAAGAGGACGACGTCGAAGACGGCCACTTCGCCGAGGACGCCGTCGTTGACGGCACCGACAGCATCGAGGTCATGCACGACGCCACCGTCGAGGCCGACGTGCATGAAGTGACCATCCACGAAGATGGCATCGAAGTCATCGTCGATTTCGACGACAGCGACGACCAGGACGACGGCAAGCCGGTCTGA
- a CDS encoding ABC-2 transporter permease, which yields MNTVHYHPISKASTFKWMLKREYWENRGGFLYAPLIAGAISLVMSLIGILFGLLAMNRAAKSGGLVIDNESVNVNGLDLALLTKKLDAEALHNLANGLDLTLLLSSLWPFIVLAFVVFFYCLGALYDDRRDRSILFWKSLPLSDTQTVLSKAVSALLVAPVIAVIASILTMFGFLLIISVVVLSHGGDPMTLIWGPASPLAIMAGHLSWLPVYLLWALPSVGWLLMCSAWAKTKPFLWAVMLPLFAGIIVSSTHLMNAFDSTSGWFWKHIVGRLLLGTLPGSDVFYRTDQLRAVIGDRDNLVAALAPTNQLAALSLPDIWIGAAVGVVFIIVAIRLRRRAGEI from the coding sequence ATGAACACCGTCCACTACCACCCCATCAGCAAGGCCAGCACCTTCAAGTGGATGCTCAAGCGCGAGTACTGGGAGAACCGCGGCGGGTTCCTGTATGCGCCGCTCATCGCCGGCGCGATTTCGCTGGTGATGAGCCTGATCGGCATCCTGTTCGGGCTGCTGGCCATGAACCGCGCGGCCAAGAGCGGCGGCCTGGTGATCGACAATGAAAGCGTCAACGTCAACGGGCTGGACCTGGCCCTGCTGACGAAGAAGCTGGACGCCGAGGCGCTGCACAACCTGGCCAACGGCCTGGACCTGACCCTGCTGCTGAGTTCGCTGTGGCCGTTCATCGTGCTGGCCTTCGTGGTGTTCTTCTACTGCCTGGGGGCGCTGTACGACGACCGCCGCGACCGCAGCATCCTGTTCTGGAAGTCGCTGCCGCTGTCGGACACCCAGACCGTGCTGTCCAAGGCAGTGAGCGCCCTGCTGGTGGCACCGGTGATCGCGGTGATCGCCTCGATCCTGACCATGTTCGGCTTCCTGCTGATCATCAGCGTGGTGGTGCTCAGCCACGGCGGCGACCCGATGACCCTGATCTGGGGCCCGGCCAGCCCGCTGGCCATCATGGCCGGCCACCTGTCCTGGCTGCCGGTGTACCTGCTCTGGGCACTGCCGAGCGTGGGCTGGCTGCTGATGTGCTCGGCCTGGGCCAAGACCAAGCCGTTCCTGTGGGCGGTGATGCTGCCGCTGTTTGCCGGCATCATCGTCAGCAGCACGCACCTGATGAACGCCTTCGACAGCACCAGCGGCTGGTTCTGGAAGCACATCGTCGGCCGCCTGTTGCTGGGCACCCTGCCGGGCAGCGACGTGTTCTACCGTACCGACCAGCTGCGCGCGGTGATCGGCGACCGTGACAACCTGGTGGCCGCACTGGCCCCGACCAACCAGCTGGCCGCGTTGAGCCTGCCCGATATCTGGATCGGTGCCGCAGTGGGCGTGGTGTTCATCATCGTCGCCATCCGCCTGCGCCGCCGCGCCGGCGAGATCTGA
- the purB gene encoding adenylosuccinate lyase, with protein sequence MSEFALLALSPLDGRYAGKVDALRPIFSEYGLIKARVKVEVEWLLALANEPGIVELAPFSAAASARLRALAEDFAPAHAARVKEIERTTNHDVKAVEYFIKEQLKADAELGPALEFVHFACTSEDINNLSYGLILEQARREVLLPSLDGVTASLRALAHAQAEQPMLSRTHGQTASPTTLGKEVANVVARLERQRRQIAAVELTGKINGAVGNYNAHVIAYPAVDWPAFAKRFVESLGLVFNPYTTQIEPHDNVAEIGDAARRANIILIDLARDIWGYISLGYFKQKLKEGEVGSSTMPHKVNPIDFENAEGNFGIANALFEHFSAKLPISRWQRDLTDSTVLRAVGTAFGHTQVGLDSLAKGLGKLTVNPERLDADLNAAWEVLAEAVQTVMRRYGLPNPYEQLKALTRGQGITAESMQAFVESLDLPEDAKQNLRDLTPGGYIGLAADLAKAI encoded by the coding sequence ATGTCCGAATTCGCCCTGCTCGCCCTGTCCCCGCTCGATGGCCGCTACGCCGGCAAGGTCGACGCACTGCGTCCGATCTTCTCCGAATACGGCCTGATCAAGGCCCGCGTGAAGGTCGAAGTGGAGTGGCTGCTGGCCCTGGCCAACGAGCCGGGCATCGTCGAACTGGCGCCGTTCTCGGCCGCCGCCAGCGCCCGCCTGCGCGCCCTGGCCGAGGATTTCGCCCCCGCCCACGCCGCGCGGGTGAAGGAAATCGAGCGCACCACCAACCACGACGTCAAGGCGGTGGAGTACTTCATCAAGGAACAGCTCAAGGCCGACGCCGAGCTGGGCCCGGCGCTGGAGTTCGTGCATTTCGCCTGCACCAGCGAAGACATCAACAACCTCAGCTACGGCCTGATTCTGGAACAGGCCCGCCGCGAGGTGCTGCTGCCCAGCCTGGACGGTGTGACTGCCAGCCTGCGCGCCCTCGCCCATGCCCAGGCCGAACAGCCCATGCTGTCCCGCACCCATGGCCAGACCGCCTCGCCCACCACCCTGGGCAAGGAAGTGGCCAACGTGGTGGCCCGTCTGGAGCGCCAGCGCAGGCAGATCGCCGCGGTGGAACTGACCGGCAAGATCAACGGCGCGGTCGGCAACTACAACGCCCACGTCATCGCCTACCCGGCGGTCGACTGGCCGGCCTTCGCCAAGCGCTTCGTGGAAAGCCTGGGCCTGGTGTTCAACCCGTACACCACCCAGATCGAGCCGCACGACAACGTCGCCGAAATCGGCGATGCCGCGCGCCGCGCCAACATCATCCTGATCGACCTGGCGCGCGACATCTGGGGCTACATCTCGCTGGGCTACTTCAAGCAGAAGCTCAAGGAAGGCGAAGTGGGCTCCTCGACCATGCCGCACAAGGTCAACCCGATCGACTTCGAAAACGCCGAAGGCAACTTCGGCATCGCCAACGCCCTGTTCGAGCATTTCAGCGCCAAGCTGCCGATCAGCCGCTGGCAGCGCGACCTCACCGACTCCACCGTGCTGCGCGCGGTCGGCACCGCCTTCGGCCACACCCAGGTCGGCCTGGATTCGCTGGCCAAGGGCCTGGGCAAGCTGACCGTGAACCCCGAGCGCCTGGACGCCGACCTCAACGCCGCGTGGGAAGTGCTGGCCGAAGCCGTGCAGACGGTCATGCGCCGCTACGGCCTGCCCAACCCCTACGAACAGCTCAAGGCCCTCACCCGCGGCCAGGGCATCACCGCCGAATCGATGCAGGCCTTCGTCGAATCGCTGGACCTGCCCGAAGACGCCAAGCAGAACCTGCGCGACCTGACCCCGGGCGGCTACATCGGCCTGGCGGCGGACCTGGCCAAGGCGATCTGA